One Megasphaera vaginalis (ex Bordigoni et al. 2020) genomic region harbors:
- a CDS encoding DNA/RNA non-specific endonuclease, translating to MKKRLQGVVLLLMAVLLLVGCGTQGDNAAAQHSTSPSKETAVTTAAVVNLADIPAFAGKPYVVLNGNQPSFPQTDITATSFERYSDLDSLGRCGPAYANIGIDIMPTEKRGAIGNVKPSGWQTVKYDSVDGKYLYNRCHLIGYQLAAENANPKNLITGTRYLNVTGMLPFENMVADYVKETKHHVLYRVTPIFAGNNLVAGGVQMEAYSVEDKGEGICFNVFVYNNQPGIEIDYQTGKSRQQ from the coding sequence ATGAAAAAACGGTTACAAGGCGTCGTGTTGCTGCTTATGGCGGTCTTACTGCTGGTCGGCTGCGGCACTCAGGGCGACAACGCGGCTGCGCAGCATAGTACGTCACCGAGCAAGGAGACCGCCGTTACTACTGCTGCCGTTGTCAACTTGGCGGACATACCGGCTTTTGCCGGCAAGCCTTACGTCGTACTCAACGGCAATCAGCCGTCTTTTCCGCAGACCGATATAACGGCGACTTCCTTTGAACGGTACAGCGACTTGGACAGTTTGGGTCGATGCGGTCCGGCTTACGCCAATATCGGCATCGATATCATGCCGACGGAAAAGCGCGGCGCCATCGGCAATGTCAAACCGTCGGGCTGGCAGACTGTCAAGTATGATTCCGTCGATGGCAAATACTTATACAATCGCTGTCATCTCATTGGCTATCAATTGGCGGCGGAGAACGCCAATCCGAAAAATCTGATTACCGGTACAAGATACCTCAATGTGACGGGCATGCTGCCTTTTGAGAATATGGTGGCCGACTATGTGAAGGAAACGAAGCACCACGTCCTTTACCGGGTGACGCCGATCTTTGCCGGCAATAACCTCGTGGCCGGCGGCGTACAGATGGAAGCCTATTCGGTCGAAGACAAGGGGGAAGGCATTTGCTTTAATGTGTTTGTCTATAACAACCAGCCGGGCATTGAAATCGATTATCAGACCGGCAAAAGCCGTCAGCAATAA
- a CDS encoding GNAT family N-acetyltransferase → MTRNSMQLPAHPGFVQDGRFHRCAYKLDHWYDMIWMDKEIGSPDVPQQPVRFGQLP, encoded by the coding sequence TTGACACGCAACAGTATGCAGCTCCCTGCTCATCCCGGTTTTGTGCAGGACGGCAGATTTCATCGCTGCGCTTACAAGCTTGATCACTGGTATGATATGATTTGGATGGACAAAGAAATCGGCTCTCCCGATGTGCCGCAGCAGCCGGTCCGTTTCGGTCAGCTGCCGTAA
- the cbiM gene encoding cobalt transporter CbiM, whose translation MHIPENYLSPSTCGIFDALMVPVWLISVRKVREDIPREKLPLLGIAAALSFLSMMINIPLPGGTTGHAVGGTLIAILFGPYAACLAISIALFIQALFFGDGGILAFGANCFNMAFILPFIGYFTYDKLKKKIPAGLAASIAAYIGINAAALLAAVEFGIQPLLFTDGAGQALYCPYPLQISVPAMMLGHLTLFGLAEAIFTTAVLSYIRKTSPNLFTLNGPSRSDKSVLALLGALILATPLGLLSAGTAWGEWAPEELADTTYFGTALGYTPSGMENGFSFTSFLPDYTVAGLPDELGYMLSAVIGTALLMIIFKLVPTFMPPRAHAKTTVHRDS comes from the coding sequence ATGCATATTCCGGAAAACTATCTAAGCCCTTCCACCTGTGGTATCTTTGACGCGTTGATGGTCCCTGTCTGGCTCATTTCCGTCAGAAAGGTACGCGAAGACATTCCTCGTGAAAAACTGCCGCTTTTGGGCATTGCTGCAGCCCTCTCCTTCCTGAGTATGATGATCAACATTCCTCTGCCGGGCGGTACGACGGGACACGCCGTAGGCGGCACATTGATTGCTATTCTCTTCGGCCCTTACGCAGCCTGCCTCGCCATCAGCATTGCGCTGTTCATACAGGCCTTATTCTTCGGTGACGGAGGCATACTGGCTTTCGGAGCAAATTGCTTTAATATGGCCTTCATTTTACCTTTCATCGGTTATTTTACCTATGACAAGTTAAAAAAGAAAATTCCCGCCGGCCTTGCCGCATCTATCGCCGCCTATATCGGGATCAATGCCGCAGCCTTATTGGCCGCTGTGGAATTCGGCATCCAGCCGCTGCTGTTTACAGACGGAGCCGGACAAGCCCTTTATTGCCCATACCCTCTCCAAATCTCCGTCCCGGCGATGATGCTCGGACATCTGACTCTTTTCGGTTTAGCCGAGGCCATATTTACAACGGCTGTCCTATCTTACATCCGCAAAACTTCACCAAATCTGTTCACGCTGAATGGCCCGAGCCGTTCCGACAAATCCGTGTTGGCTCTTCTGGGAGCGCTGATCCTGGCTACGCCCTTAGGACTGCTGTCCGCCGGTACGGCCTGGGGCGAATGGGCTCCTGAAGAATTGGCCGACACGACATACTTTGGCACGGCCTTGGGCTATACGCCGTCAGGTATGGAAAACGGTTTTTCCTTTACTTCCTTCCTGCCCGATTACACCGTTGCCGGTCTCCCCGACGAACTCGGTTATATGCTGTCCGCCGTAATTGGGACAGCGCTGCTCATGATTATCTTTAAACTCGTCCCTACTTTTATGCCGCCGCGCGCCCATGCCAAGACGACGGTTCACCGCGACAGCTGA
- a CDS encoding MGMT family protein, which produces MRRYAAAFDMGKKKETVLTDDLVYEILAVVAEIPPGKVATYGQIARLIGREHNARLVGKVLSRSAFYGAYPCHRVVNHAGRLAPTWSGQRQLLAAEGVPFKGNGCVDLQAVLWTEL; this is translated from the coding sequence ATGCGGCGATATGCGGCAGCTTTCGACATGGGAAAAAAGAAGGAAACAGTGCTTACTGATGACCTTGTTTATGAGATATTAGCCGTCGTTGCCGAGATTCCGCCGGGAAAGGTGGCGACATACGGGCAGATTGCCCGTCTCATCGGCAGGGAGCACAATGCCCGTTTGGTCGGTAAAGTCCTGAGCCGGAGCGCCTTTTACGGAGCCTATCCCTGTCATCGCGTCGTCAATCACGCCGGACGCCTCGCGCCTACGTGGTCCGGTCAGCGGCAGCTGTTAGCCGCGGAAGGCGTGCCTTTCAAGGGTAACGGCTGCGTCGATCTGCAGGCCGTCTTGTGGACGGAGTTGTAA
- a CDS encoding WG repeat-containing protein, producing the protein MGLAVGSRHWQFFQSGYDPGLYGGLTYDGVKRGYIDRQGHIVIDSKLDEVYPMTAFGTFVKNKGKLSFVNRQGQALIGPADYVIDQGTLDDLGGLVSLKDKGNGKYGVFSMVDGAQVAPFAYDAITFLGSERMLLQRGETRYLVDETTGESVNTVAKGITVMPFGVENRTWRFDEKKNYAIIDQNGQVLFTAPAGTITKVKNFRNGVSPVQVGKLWGVVDGQGRWLVQPQYDDLDLV; encoded by the coding sequence TTGGGGCTCGCTGTTGGGAGTCGTCATTGGCAGTTCTTTCAATCAGGCTACGATCCCGGCCTCTATGGCGGCCTGACCTATGATGGCGTCAAACGCGGTTATATCGACCGGCAGGGACATATCGTCATCGACAGCAAACTCGACGAAGTCTATCCGATGACAGCCTTCGGCACCTTTGTCAAAAATAAGGGCAAGCTTTCCTTTGTCAATCGACAGGGACAAGCTCTCATCGGGCCGGCTGATTATGTCATCGATCAGGGAACACTCGATGACTTGGGCGGGCTCGTTTCGCTGAAAGACAAGGGCAACGGAAAATACGGCGTCTTCAGTATGGTCGACGGCGCCCAAGTCGCGCCTTTCGCCTACGATGCGATCACATTTTTGGGCTCCGAACGGATGCTCTTGCAGCGAGGGGAAACGCGATATCTTGTCGATGAAACGACGGGCGAAAGCGTCAATACAGTAGCGAAAGGGATAACGGTCATGCCCTTCGGCGTAGAAAATCGGACGTGGCGTTTCGATGAAAAGAAAAATTATGCGATTATCGACCAAAACGGACAGGTTCTCTTTACGGCTCCGGCAGGAACGATTACGAAGGTGAAGAATTTCCGCAACGGCGTAAGTCCCGTCCAAGTCGGCAAGCTTTGGGGCGTCGTGGACGGCCAAGGCCGTTGGCTGGTTCAGCCGCAGTATGACGATTTGGATTTAGTTTAA
- a CDS encoding WG repeat-containing protein: MKTKRYLSLAVALSLFGAVAYSGVQAAEPADLYSHEHHEVSSQTVSSETTSYKRQDSAVQSTVSMTKTIGEERVSQEAGKLTAPYLPQMKLHQIPYAASSLPEKIRQEYDRNYKDGVLARVKVKGKWGLIGTNGQTLIVPQYKELAYDQGGIFLAKEKKDWTFVDKQGRPLPETATVTATTAPSDEADVLLPFKDKGKYGFLDRSGNVVIAPAYKEVYTGFSEGLAFVKNQAGKKVAIDRSGAEVFVAPYDELYAFDNGLAEYRRHVQGFNWGSLLGVVIGSSFNQATIPASMAA, translated from the coding sequence ATGAAAACCAAACGATATCTATCGCTGGCAGTAGCCCTCAGCCTGTTCGGCGCTGTCGCGTACTCAGGTGTGCAGGCGGCAGAACCGGCCGATCTGTATAGTCATGAACATCATGAAGTGTCCTCACAGACGGTGTCGTCCGAAACGACTTCGTATAAGCGTCAGGACAGCGCGGTGCAGTCGACGGTGTCGATGACGAAGACGATCGGCGAGGAACGGGTCAGTCAAGAAGCCGGCAAACTCACTGCGCCCTACTTGCCGCAGATGAAACTGCATCAAATTCCTTACGCAGCGTCTTCCCTGCCGGAAAAGATCCGCCAGGAGTATGACCGCAATTACAAAGACGGCGTCTTAGCCAGAGTCAAGGTTAAAGGAAAGTGGGGCCTTATCGGCACGAACGGGCAGACATTGATTGTGCCGCAGTATAAAGAATTGGCCTATGATCAAGGCGGCATCTTTTTGGCAAAGGAAAAGAAGGACTGGACGTTTGTCGATAAACAGGGGCGACCTCTACCCGAGACGGCGACAGTGACAGCGACAACGGCGCCAAGCGATGAAGCCGATGTCTTGCTGCCTTTCAAAGATAAAGGGAAATACGGCTTTTTAGACCGCAGCGGCAACGTCGTCATTGCACCGGCGTATAAAGAGGTATATACGGGCTTCAGTGAAGGCTTGGCCTTCGTTAAGAATCAAGCAGGCAAGAAAGTCGCCATCGATCGCAGCGGGGCGGAAGTCTTTGTTGCGCCGTACGATGAACTGTATGCTTTTGATAACGGCTTGGCCGAATACAGACGGCACGTACAAGGCTTTAATTGGGGCTCGCTGTTGGGAGTCGTCATTGGCAGTTCTTTCAATCAGGCTACGATCCCGGCCTCTATGGCGGCCTGA
- a CDS encoding enoyl-CoA hydratase/isomerase family protein: MMELQKLVYSVDRGVAVITMNYMKNLNAIDEQMAAELMSALEAAERDPQVGAVVLKGQEKAFSAGGDIGYFYQLIQAGGEVNMDGLISKVGDVADWMKRMSKIVITSVSGAAAGAGVSLALGGDFLICADNAKFILAFVNLGLVPDTGATYLLSKMIGASRTMELAATGRPVGAEEARDLGLACKVTSVAELDGETMKFAAKIAAGPLIAYKNIKKQIYAAVYADYQQWLDETEVPTQRECAASLDFQEGCKAFMEKRQAQFTGK, encoded by the coding sequence ATGATGGAATTGCAGAAACTCGTTTATTCGGTGGATCGGGGCGTTGCCGTTATTACGATGAATTACATGAAAAATCTCAATGCCATTGACGAACAAATGGCTGCAGAACTCATGTCTGCGCTTGAAGCGGCAGAGCGTGATCCGCAAGTCGGAGCGGTTGTGCTGAAAGGTCAGGAAAAGGCTTTTTCCGCCGGCGGTGACATCGGCTATTTTTACCAGCTCATACAGGCCGGCGGCGAAGTTAATATGGACGGGCTGATCAGTAAGGTTGGCGATGTGGCCGACTGGATGAAACGGATGAGCAAGATCGTTATTACTTCTGTCAGCGGTGCGGCTGCCGGTGCCGGCGTGAGCCTGGCCCTCGGCGGTGACTTCCTGATTTGCGCCGATAATGCCAAGTTTATTCTCGCTTTTGTCAATTTGGGGCTGGTTCCCGATACGGGGGCGACCTACTTGCTGTCCAAGATGATCGGCGCGTCCCGGACGATGGAACTGGCCGCTACGGGGCGGCCGGTAGGGGCGGAAGAAGCCAGAGATTTGGGATTGGCCTGCAAGGTGACATCTGTTGCCGAATTGGATGGGGAAACGATGAAATTCGCCGCCAAGATCGCCGCAGGACCGTTAATCGCGTACAAGAACATCAAGAAACAGATCTATGCGGCGGTATATGCCGATTATCAGCAGTGGCTCGACGAAACGGAGGTGCCGACGCAGCGTGAGTGCGCCGCTTCTCTGGATTTCCAAGAGGGCTGTAAAGCTTTTATGGAAAAGAGACAGGCGCAGTTCACCGGAAAATAG
- a CDS encoding energy-coupling factor transporter transmembrane component T yields the protein MELPTWVKREESYNPGTDRDYFISRSLLRLFSVLASLRNQGCRRTNPPNAVIALIFTFTLSILIVSSRTPLFLWGVLAGELVCLCSLPGNVLRDHLRTALATAVISALIVAPALFLGNGRYVLLLPYKTFLTVTLLLTLREYTPWNKLTAALQAFHLPVLVIFIFDTTLRFIALLGDQAATLLTALKLRSVGHNPAKLPALGGVMGVVLQKSAGLSQDTYDAMRCRCFTGTYLHGKEKRTSPGWRDLILLLSLSGYLYLFIRTEGVLL from the coding sequence GTGGAACTTCCAACATGGGTCAAGCGCGAAGAATCTTATAATCCCGGTACAGACCGGGATTATTTTATTTCCCGTTCCCTCTTGCGACTGTTTTCTGTCCTCGCCTCCCTGCGCAACCAAGGCTGTCGCCGCACCAACCCGCCCAACGCCGTCATCGCCCTTATTTTCACCTTCACCCTCAGCATCCTTATCGTCTCATCCAGAACACCGCTCTTCCTGTGGGGCGTCCTTGCCGGCGAACTCGTCTGTCTCTGCTCTTTGCCGGGCAACGTTCTGCGTGACCATCTTCGCACAGCGCTGGCGACGGCCGTCATCTCCGCCCTGATCGTCGCGCCTGCCCTGTTTCTCGGCAACGGCCGGTACGTACTGCTCTTGCCGTATAAAACGTTTCTCACCGTTACGCTGCTTTTGACCTTGCGGGAATACACCCCCTGGAACAAGCTGACCGCCGCCCTGCAGGCCTTCCACCTCCCTGTACTGGTCATTTTCATCTTTGATACGACATTGCGCTTCATCGCCTTATTAGGTGACCAGGCCGCCACCCTCCTGACAGCGCTGAAACTTCGCTCTGTCGGTCATAACCCGGCCAAGCTGCCGGCACTGGGCGGAGTGATGGGCGTCGTACTGCAAAAGTCTGCCGGCCTGTCGCAAGACACGTACGATGCCATGCGTTGCCGCTGCTTTACCGGCACGTATCTGCACGGCAAGGAAAAACGAACGAGCCCGGGCTGGCGAGACCTCATCCTACTCCTTTCGCTATCAGGCTATCTCTATTTATTTATCCGCACCGAAGGAGTGCTGCTATGA
- a CDS encoding DUF1294 domain-containing protein: protein MMDMSRFFIYGFMAINILTFCLYGWDKYCAVRHRWRLSEFLLLGTAALGGSVGALLAMNLFRHKTRHFTFAYGVPFLLMVHGALVVLFLYL, encoded by the coding sequence ATGATGGATATGAGTAGATTCTTTATATATGGCTTTATGGCTATTAATATTCTAACTTTCTGCCTTTACGGTTGGGACAAGTACTGCGCCGTACGGCATCGCTGGCGTTTGTCGGAGTTCTTGCTTTTAGGGACGGCGGCACTTGGCGGCAGTGTCGGGGCGCTCCTGGCGATGAACCTGTTCCGCCACAAGACACGGCACTTCACGTTCGCATACGGCGTTCCGTTTTTGCTGATGGTACACGGTGCGCTTGTCGTGCTGTTCCTTTATCTGTAA
- a CDS encoding energy-coupling factor ABC transporter ATP-binding protein, with protein sequence MINLDDICFAYDETPLLAHVTATIEQGTATLLTGPNGLGKSTLLRILNGIIFPQHGTYTFEGTMITAAKMSEHRYSKWFHQRLGYVWQNPDSQLFCSTVREELAFGPMQMGLPYEKVKQRVDDAIELLGLTKLTERAPYSLSGGEKKRTAIAAILTMNPSVWIFDEPESHLDKQGLAWLEEFLPNLKKAGKTLIIATHHEHLIQPIINQTIDLEKTT encoded by the coding sequence ATGATTAACCTCGACGATATCTGCTTTGCCTACGACGAAACACCGCTCCTGGCACACGTAACCGCTACGATCGAGCAAGGGACGGCAACGCTCCTTACCGGCCCCAACGGCTTAGGGAAATCAACACTGCTCCGTATCCTGAACGGAATCATCTTCCCGCAACACGGAACCTACACCTTTGAAGGAACGATGATCACGGCGGCAAAAATGAGCGAACATCGCTATTCCAAATGGTTTCACCAACGCCTCGGCTATGTCTGGCAAAATCCCGATTCGCAACTGTTTTGCAGCACAGTCCGCGAAGAACTGGCCTTCGGCCCGATGCAGATGGGTCTGCCTTATGAAAAAGTAAAACAACGAGTAGACGACGCCATAGAACTCCTGGGCCTGACAAAACTAACGGAACGAGCTCCGTATTCCCTGTCAGGCGGGGAAAAAAAGCGGACGGCCATCGCCGCAATCCTCACCATGAATCCGTCTGTCTGGATCTTCGATGAACCGGAAAGCCATCTCGACAAACAAGGACTGGCATGGCTCGAAGAATTTCTGCCGAATCTGAAAAAGGCAGGTAAAACCCTCATTATCGCCACACACCACGAACACCTCATCCAACCAATAATCAATCAAACAATCGATCTGGAAAAAACAACCTGA